A window of the Dongshaea marina genome harbors these coding sequences:
- a CDS encoding MFS transporter gives MREQSKIGRLIRVSFGNALEWYDFCLFGAFAATIGSVFFHSHDPLSNLMMAFGTFAAGFVARPAGGFLFGYLGDRIGRHYAMNLAILLMGLSSISVAFLPGYQTLGIAAPILLVCIRLLQGLSTGGQFGNLLVIANEDKQLKHNGLYAGITNSVAFFGIFLSSGVSFLVLNLTPDSWAGFAWRIPFLLGGVLLSAHMWLSRNCHDELPEQPKKQTEAKQTSTYSILWQKHKVAFLVVVLLSAVAGSLEYISFTYLITYSTQEAAQVLTMSDALLINTIVLIAACVLLPAFGYLSDIFGRRDLLTAGLLVFAGMIYPAYHLISQGGFENTLAGTSLYALGTCWIFGVALPIFSEVFPREVRASGCCAGFGLGMCLCGFSPLIATKLISLSPSYFNYMMLALMLLGLIGVFTITLIRRPLPGPLKTSVIQRLALNLN, from the coding sequence ATGCGAGAACAATCAAAAATTGGACGTCTGATCAGGGTCTCATTCGGCAATGCTTTAGAGTGGTATGATTTCTGCCTTTTCGGAGCCTTTGCCGCCACTATCGGTAGTGTTTTCTTTCATAGCCATGATCCTCTGAGCAACCTGATGATGGCCTTCGGTACCTTTGCCGCAGGTTTTGTTGCTCGCCCCGCCGGTGGATTTCTATTTGGTTACCTTGGCGATCGTATCGGTCGTCACTATGCGATGAACCTCGCTATCTTACTGATGGGGCTCTCCTCTATCAGTGTCGCGTTTCTGCCGGGCTATCAGACCCTGGGTATCGCCGCCCCTATCTTGCTTGTTTGCATCCGCCTGCTGCAGGGCCTATCAACCGGTGGCCAGTTTGGAAACCTCTTAGTGATCGCCAATGAGGACAAGCAGCTTAAGCACAATGGTCTTTATGCAGGGATCACCAACTCAGTTGCATTCTTTGGGATCTTTCTCTCTTCCGGCGTGAGCTTCCTGGTGCTCAACCTGACTCCGGATAGCTGGGCCGGCTTTGCCTGGCGGATCCCCTTCCTGCTGGGCGGAGTGCTACTCAGTGCTCACATGTGGCTATCCCGGAACTGCCATGATGAGCTGCCGGAGCAACCTAAAAAACAAACCGAAGCTAAGCAAACATCGACCTACTCAATCCTATGGCAGAAGCATAAAGTCGCCTTCCTGGTGGTCGTTTTGCTAAGCGCTGTTGCCGGCTCTTTGGAATATATCAGTTTCACCTATCTCATCACCTACAGTACTCAGGAAGCAGCCCAGGTACTGACCATGAGTGATGCCCTGTTGATCAATACCATAGTGTTGATCGCTGCCTGTGTGCTGTTGCCTGCGTTCGGCTACCTCTCAGATATCTTTGGTCGCCGCGATCTTCTGACTGCCGGCCTGCTGGTGTTTGCTGGCATGATCTATCCGGCCTATCACCTGATCTCCCAGGGCGGTTTTGAAAACACCCTGGCAGGTACCTCTCTTTATGCGCTGGGAACCTGCTGGATCTTTGGTGTGGCTCTGCCTATTTTCTCTGAAGTCTTCCCTCGCGAAGTGCGGGCCAGCGGTTGCTGTGCCGGCTTCGGATTGGGAATGTGTCTGTGTGGTTTCAGTCCTCTGATCGCAACTAAGCTGATCAGCCTCTCTCCAAGCTATTTCAACTACATGATGCTCGCCCTGATGTTACTGGGGCTCATCGGTGTCTTCACTATCACCCTGATCAGGCGCCCGCTACCGGGCCCACTCAAGACCAGTGTGATCCAGCGACTCGCTCTTAATCTCAACTAG
- a CDS encoding FUSC family protein, with protein sequence MANFENINPSSRPGMYSRLKTLFLSHQQFAHALRITLALAFTLIFYQITALPHSMWGPITVAVVMMQPHAGAIIHKGFQRIGGTLLGALLGLVTLLFPQHLPALVPLWILLGCFFLSFQAKGKYTYVFFLAGITLLIVAYQDNSQQELSVALWRVCNILIGTLIAISFSSLFPIRALTSWQRLFTENLHDLRLLYQAHASAHTPHPDALLHLRQQVMDRHLQMINLLANVQKEQHANAELYRGILATQRSLISLMEQLIETHWSSDAGRRQLLEQAELADYQQQIAQVFDLLADNARHKIVVPEIAPLRMMAGQLAKGQEQLTLGPFGYLWLTRQLIQRLQELTEQLKKLKS encoded by the coding sequence TTGGCTAATTTTGAGAATATCAATCCATCATCCAGGCCCGGTATGTATTCACGCCTTAAAACCCTTTTTCTTTCTCATCAGCAGTTTGCCCATGCTCTGCGCATCACCTTGGCCCTGGCATTCACCCTGATCTTTTATCAAATCACCGCCCTGCCCCACTCCATGTGGGGACCTATTACTGTGGCCGTAGTGATGATGCAGCCCCATGCGGGCGCAATCATCCACAAGGGGTTTCAACGCATCGGCGGCACCCTGCTAGGTGCCTTGCTCGGTCTGGTCACCCTGCTGTTTCCTCAGCACCTTCCGGCTCTGGTACCACTTTGGATCCTGCTCGGTTGTTTTTTCCTGAGCTTTCAGGCCAAAGGAAAGTACACCTATGTGTTCTTTCTGGCCGGGATCACCCTGCTCATCGTGGCCTACCAGGACAACAGCCAGCAGGAGCTCTCGGTAGCTCTGTGGCGAGTGTGTAATATCCTGATCGGAACCCTGATCGCGATCAGCTTCTCCAGCCTGTTTCCTATCCGGGCCCTCACTAGCTGGCAACGGCTCTTTACAGAAAATCTTCACGATCTCAGGTTGCTCTACCAGGCCCATGCCTCTGCACACACACCACACCCGGATGCCCTGCTGCACCTCAGGCAGCAGGTGATGGATCGTCACCTGCAGATGATTAACTTACTCGCAAATGTACAAAAAGAGCAGCATGCCAATGCCGAACTCTATCGCGGTATCCTTGCGACTCAGCGCTCACTCATCAGCCTGATGGAGCAGCTGATTGAGACCCACTGGAGCTCAGATGCCGGACGGCGCCAGCTCCTGGAGCAGGCCGAGCTGGCCGATTATCAGCAACAAATCGCCCAGGTCTTTGACCTGCTGGCAGACAATGCCCGCCACAAGATTGTTGTTCCTGAGATAGCTCCCCTCAGGATGATGGCCGGACAACTGGCTAAGGGCCAGGAGCAGCTCACCCTTGGCCCCTTTGGCTACCTTTGGCTCACCCGTCAGCTGATCCAACGGCTGCAGGAGCTCACCGAACAGCTAAAGAAGCTCAAATCATAG
- the pnp gene encoding polyribonucleotide nucleotidyltransferase encodes MNPIVKTFQYGRHTVTLETGVMARQASGAVMASIGDTAVFVTVVGKKEADEGRDFFPLTVNYQEKTYAAGRIPGGFFKREGRPSEGETLTARLIDRPIRPLFPDGFKNEVQVVATVMSVNPEIAPDMVAMIGTSAALAISGIPFNGPIGAARVGYKDGGYLLNPSVTELKESKLDLVVAGTENAVLMVESEAQELSEDEMLGAVVYGHEQMQAVITAINEFAAEVATPVWDWKAPATNEALKGQIAELAEAGLSDAYRITDKTERRDAVTAVKQSTLEKLLEQDPELNQKEAGELLGKLEKTIVRGRVVRGEPRIDGRDTQMVRALHVATGLLPRTHGSSLFTRGETQALVTCTLGTERDAQLIDGLTESRNERFMLHYNFPPYCVGETGMMGSPKRREIGHGRLAKRGIQAVMPSAEDFPYVVRVVSEITESNGSSSMASVCGTSLALMDAGVPIKSSVAGIAMGLVKEGDDYVVLSDILGDEDHLGDMDFKVAGTNEGVTALQMDIKIEGITREIMEKALAQAKGARIHILGVMDQAIEKPRDDISDLAPRIHTIKINPEKIRDVIGKGGATIRALTEETGTNIELDDDGTVRIAAVDGAAAKDAIARIEALTAEVETGRIYKGTVARLADFGAFVTILPGKDGLVHISQICEERVKSVADHLKVGDKVDVKVLEVDRQGRVRLSIKEAKQQATPAQAPEQGEEQK; translated from the coding sequence GTGAATCCTATCGTTAAAACTTTTCAGTATGGTCGTCATACTGTCACTCTGGAAACCGGAGTCATGGCCCGTCAGGCATCCGGGGCTGTTATGGCGAGCATTGGCGATACTGCGGTATTTGTTACTGTTGTCGGTAAAAAAGAAGCAGATGAGGGGCGTGACTTTTTCCCTCTGACCGTTAACTATCAAGAGAAAACCTATGCTGCGGGTCGTATCCCAGGTGGATTTTTCAAGCGTGAAGGTCGCCCGTCTGAAGGTGAGACGCTGACGGCTCGCTTGATCGATCGTCCTATTCGTCCGCTGTTCCCTGATGGATTTAAGAACGAAGTACAGGTTGTGGCGACCGTCATGTCGGTAAACCCTGAAATTGCACCCGATATGGTTGCAATGATCGGGACCTCTGCTGCGCTGGCGATCTCAGGTATTCCGTTTAATGGTCCTATCGGTGCGGCGCGCGTCGGTTATAAAGATGGTGGCTACCTGCTGAACCCAAGCGTTACAGAGCTCAAAGAGAGCAAGCTGGATCTGGTTGTTGCGGGTACCGAAAATGCGGTTCTGATGGTTGAATCTGAAGCGCAAGAGCTCAGTGAAGATGAGATGCTGGGTGCCGTGGTTTATGGCCACGAGCAGATGCAGGCTGTGATCACCGCAATCAATGAGTTTGCTGCCGAAGTTGCAACACCGGTCTGGGATTGGAAAGCGCCGGCAACCAATGAGGCTCTTAAGGGGCAGATTGCCGAGCTGGCAGAAGCGGGTCTTTCTGATGCTTATCGCATCACTGATAAGACTGAGCGTCGTGACGCTGTAACCGCAGTGAAGCAGAGCACCCTTGAGAAGCTGCTGGAGCAGGATCCAGAGCTGAATCAGAAAGAAGCGGGTGAGTTGCTGGGTAAGCTTGAAAAAACAATCGTACGCGGTCGCGTGGTGCGTGGTGAGCCTCGTATCGATGGTCGTGATACTCAGATGGTCCGTGCCCTGCACGTGGCGACAGGCCTGCTGCCAAGAACCCATGGCTCATCTTTGTTCACCCGTGGTGAAACTCAGGCGCTGGTGACCTGTACTCTGGGTACCGAGCGTGACGCTCAGCTGATCGATGGTCTGACTGAGTCACGCAATGAGCGTTTCATGCTGCACTATAACTTCCCTCCATACTGTGTGGGTGAGACCGGCATGATGGGCTCTCCGAAGCGTCGTGAGATCGGTCATGGACGTCTGGCCAAGCGTGGAATCCAGGCTGTGATGCCATCGGCTGAAGATTTCCCGTATGTGGTTCGTGTGGTTTCAGAGATCACCGAGTCTAACGGTTCCTCCTCTATGGCTTCCGTGTGTGGTACCTCGCTGGCGCTGATGGATGCAGGTGTTCCGATCAAGTCCTCTGTTGCCGGTATCGCCATGGGGTTGGTCAAAGAGGGCGATGACTACGTGGTTCTGTCTGACATCCTGGGCGATGAAGATCACCTGGGTGACATGGACTTCAAGGTTGCGGGTACCAATGAGGGTGTTACCGCCCTGCAGATGGATATCAAGATCGAAGGGATCACCCGTGAGATCATGGAAAAGGCTCTGGCTCAGGCCAAGGGCGCGCGGATCCACATCCTGGGTGTGATGGATCAGGCGATCGAGAAGCCACGTGACGATATCTCTGATCTGGCTCCACGTATCCACACGATCAAAATCAACCCTGAGAAGATCCGTGACGTCATTGGTAAGGGTGGGGCAACCATTCGTGCCCTGACCGAAGAGACCGGCACTAACATCGAGCTGGATGATGATGGTACCGTGCGCATTGCAGCCGTTGATGGTGCAGCGGCTAAAGATGCGATTGCTCGCATTGAAGCGCTGACTGCCGAGGTTGAGACTGGCCGTATCTATAAGGGTACCGTTGCTCGCCTGGCTGACTTTGGTGCATTCGTGACCATACTGCCTGGCAAAGATGGCCTGGTTCACATTTCTCAGATCTGTGAAGAGCGGGTTAAGAGTGTTGCCGATCACCTGAAAGTGGGTGACAAGGTCGATGTTAAGGTTCTGGAAGTTGATCGTCAGGGTCGTGTGCGCTTGTCTATTAAAGAGGCAAAGCAGCAAGCTACTCCGGCTCAGGCTCCAGAGCAGGGTGAAGAGCAGAAGTAA
- a CDS encoding VOC family protein, giving the protein MQQQQTIDYVEFPSRDLETTKAFFSSCFGWQFQDFGPDYCAFTDGKMQGGFYRSKLSSSSETGAALVVLYSDELEKTLQQVEQGGGTICKDIFSFPGGRRFHFQEPGGNNELAVWSDN; this is encoded by the coding sequence ATGCAACAACAGCAAACCATCGATTATGTGGAGTTTCCCTCGCGGGATCTCGAAACTACCAAGGCATTTTTTTCCAGCTGTTTTGGCTGGCAATTCCAGGACTTTGGCCCCGATTACTGCGCCTTCACAGATGGCAAGATGCAAGGGGGATTTTACCGCTCTAAGCTCAGTAGCTCATCCGAGACGGGAGCTGCCCTGGTGGTGCTCTATAGCGATGAGCTGGAGAAAACTCTGCAACAGGTAGAGCAGGGTGGTGGAACCATCTGTAAGGATATCTTCAGCTTCCCCGGCGGGCGGCGCTTTCACTTTCAGGAGCCAGGTGGCAATAATGAGCTGGCGGTATGGTCTGATAACTAA
- a CDS encoding ShlB/FhaC/HecB family hemolysin secretion/activation protein, whose protein sequence is MSRDRIELRSRQDLLGVFLIFVLVTISIFFSSNLIAAPNSNVRPKVDAGSLLRQQELQEKAQQQRLPELEEKKQKKPVEKVKEGPKVLIREIKFSGDHQLLPVTEQEKLTRDLIGKRVGINELLQSVDQTTDHLRSKGYLVARAYLPRQDVSEGVVTIAIIGGRLDGSAEKGGGWIMKAAPDEKPRASLEFLRQMAEAAAPSGSMVQQQNLERGLLLINDLPAIHTESHLEPGLQPGSTRLVVDVYEDPLFSGRLWGDNYGSRSTGEAQLNTLLSLNDLTGRGDRVQLLLTGSEGLKLGRLEYQRPLGVSGLRGGLSYVYLDYKAVEGTAETSGLKGDSQVMQAELSYPLLRSRPLNLSSYLRYNHKKMLDDSSAGRVRDKRVDSAMLGIGGDRSDGWLTGGITLWDLNLVTGYLDLSRVPQDEQTDAQSLDTQGHYWKLGYSLARLQRLPGTWSLYGRLSGQYAGKNLDSSEEFILGGPNGVQAYPINEGSGDQGWLAHLELRYAVAGGTPWGSLILSGFGNTGNITLHHDPPHPLVTHPAVIAISSVGWGSQPCCSRRICIS, encoded by the coding sequence GTGAGCCGAGACAGGATTGAGCTTCGCTCTCGACAAGATCTCCTTGGTGTTTTTCTGATATTTGTGCTGGTTACCATCTCTATTTTCTTCTCCAGCAATCTTATCGCGGCTCCTAATTCAAATGTCAGGCCCAAGGTTGATGCGGGCTCACTGCTTCGCCAGCAGGAGCTTCAGGAAAAAGCCCAGCAGCAAAGACTCCCCGAACTCGAAGAGAAGAAGCAGAAAAAGCCTGTAGAAAAGGTAAAAGAGGGGCCTAAGGTTTTGATCCGGGAGATCAAATTTAGTGGTGATCATCAGCTACTCCCGGTAACGGAGCAGGAAAAACTGACTCGGGATCTCATCGGAAAGAGGGTTGGGATCAATGAGCTGTTGCAGTCGGTGGATCAAACAACCGATCACCTGCGCAGCAAGGGTTACCTGGTGGCAAGGGCCTACCTTCCCCGCCAGGATGTTTCTGAGGGCGTGGTGACGATCGCGATTATCGGGGGCAGGCTCGATGGCAGTGCCGAAAAAGGGGGAGGCTGGATCATGAAGGCTGCTCCGGATGAAAAGCCCAGGGCCAGCCTTGAGTTCCTCAGACAGATGGCAGAGGCGGCGGCCCCTTCGGGCAGCATGGTGCAGCAGCAAAACCTGGAGCGAGGACTACTGCTGATCAATGACCTACCGGCGATTCACACAGAATCCCATCTTGAGCCAGGTCTGCAGCCTGGCTCAACTCGTTTGGTGGTGGATGTTTATGAAGACCCGCTCTTTTCGGGGCGACTATGGGGGGATAACTATGGCTCACGCAGTACCGGCGAGGCACAGTTGAATACGCTTTTGTCTCTGAATGATCTGACCGGGCGAGGCGATCGGGTACAGCTTCTGTTGACCGGATCTGAGGGGCTTAAATTGGGGCGCCTTGAGTATCAGCGCCCCCTTGGAGTGAGTGGGCTGCGTGGTGGCCTTAGCTATGTCTATCTGGATTATAAGGCTGTCGAAGGGACGGCCGAGACCAGTGGTCTCAAGGGGGACTCCCAGGTGATGCAGGCAGAGCTCAGTTACCCGCTGCTGCGTAGTCGTCCGCTAAATCTGAGTAGTTACCTGAGATACAATCATAAGAAGATGCTGGATGATAGTAGTGCCGGTCGGGTCCGGGATAAGAGGGTCGATTCTGCCATGCTGGGAATCGGGGGCGATCGCAGCGATGGCTGGCTAACCGGGGGGATCACCCTGTGGGATCTGAACCTGGTCACAGGTTATCTGGATCTTTCCCGGGTCCCTCAGGATGAGCAGACCGATGCTCAATCACTGGATACTCAGGGGCACTATTGGAAGCTGGGCTACAGTTTGGCCCGCTTGCAGCGCTTGCCGGGAACCTGGTCTCTGTATGGCCGTTTGAGTGGCCAGTATGCAGGGAAAAATCTCGATTCGTCTGAAGAGTTTATTCTGGGAGGGCCAAACGGCGTTCAGGCTTATCCCATCAATGAGGGCAGTGGGGATCAGGGCTGGTTAGCTCATCTTGAGCTTCGTTATGCGGTGGCCGGTGGAACACCCTGGGGTTCACTTATACTAAGTGGCTTTGGCAATACCGGGAATATTACCCTGCACCATGATCCCCCTCATCCATTAGTAACGCATCCGGCAGTAATCGCTATCAGCTCAGTGGGATGGGGGTCTCAGCCCTGCTGCAGCAGGAGGATTTGTATCAGTTGA
- the suhB gene encoding inositol-1-monophosphatase, which yields MHPMLNIAVRAARNAGNVIAKSFSQPENVEVMQKGANDFVTNVDKEAEAVIISTLKKAYPDHCILGEESGQLSAENSDYQWIIDPLDGTTNFAKGVPHFSVSIALRYRGKTEQAVIYDPIRDELFTASRGAGAQLNGYRIRTGQARELSGTLLATGFPFRQKAHMDAYMNIFHSLFTECSDIRRAGSAALDLAYVAAGRYDGFWEIGLKPWDSAAGELIAREAGAIVTDFVGGHNFEKSGNLVVGNPRIVKALLGKMREHLTDSLKR from the coding sequence ATGCATCCGATGCTGAATATCGCCGTGCGTGCTGCCCGCAACGCCGGTAATGTCATTGCTAAGTCCTTCTCTCAACCTGAAAACGTTGAGGTTATGCAAAAAGGTGCCAACGACTTTGTCACCAACGTAGACAAAGAGGCTGAAGCAGTCATCATCAGCACACTGAAAAAGGCCTACCCGGATCACTGCATCCTGGGTGAAGAGTCTGGCCAGCTGAGTGCTGAAAATTCAGACTATCAATGGATCATCGACCCTCTGGATGGCACCACTAACTTCGCCAAGGGCGTCCCCCACTTTTCTGTCTCTATTGCACTGCGTTATCGCGGTAAAACAGAGCAGGCGGTGATCTATGATCCGATCCGTGATGAGCTCTTCACTGCCAGCCGTGGCGCGGGAGCACAGCTAAACGGCTATCGCATTCGTACCGGCCAGGCCCGTGAGCTGAGCGGTACCCTGCTGGCGACCGGCTTCCCATTCCGCCAGAAGGCGCATATGGATGCCTATATGAATATCTTCCACTCCCTGTTTACCGAATGCTCTGATATTCGCCGTGCGGGCTCTGCAGCCCTGGATCTGGCTTATGTTGCAGCGGGCCGTTACGATGGCTTCTGGGAAATTGGTCTCAAGCCCTGGGACAGCGCTGCCGGTGAGCTGATCGCTCGTGAAGCGGGTGCAATCGTCACCGATTTTGTCGGTGGCCACAACTTTGAGAAGAGCGGCAACCTGGTCGTGGGGAATCCACGTATCGTTAAGGCGCTGCTGGGTAAGATGCGCGAGCATCTGACCGACTCTCTCAAGCGCTAA
- a CDS encoding methyl-accepting chemotaxis protein has protein sequence MSIKQKLILAFLATTILPLLIISLFVVNKLRTEAQEQFANSSTREIRQVDNALDIYFQTITENVNFFATDPLILAIDESITDYMNAPKGPMTPDQNGGLESQIFKQFKTFGDSHPGYAYIYLGTVNGGYIQWPKGDTRGNYDPRIRPWYKSGQDGSGQVIRTEAYYYDVDDAVLVSSVRSFNLKNGQPGGTIGIDVSLKGLTNIIKKIKLGKTGYLMLVEDTGNILVDASNPEHNFKKINELGAAYQKLGSMDSGAAELELNGTDMMVNVYVSPSLGWKFIGLIDKSEIMASANQITYTIMVIGIILAILFALLGGVLAQLIANPIRQVTSSLHEIAEGEGDLRRTIDIKGKDETAQLADNFNRFLSSIRNLVTDIKGASVQVGDASEQATGISTEMTDAAGRQSQAVDMVSTAFHEMVATANEVARNCVQAAESAEEGQQQTQEGQTLISDTVNSVGELSGAIKESADAIHQLEQESNNITTILDTIRGIAEQTNLLALNAAIEAARAGEQGRGFAVVADEVRALAQRTSDSTEEINDLLEKLAKKTREVAGQMNQSLNKSEDTVSSTGRVQEAFSNIQNSVTVIKDMNTQIAAAAEEQHQVAEEINRHIEQIHTDAGLVSEVAGSAQSNSSSLSDLAGELNSLVGRFKS, from the coding sequence ATGAGTATCAAACAGAAGTTAATCTTGGCTTTTCTTGCCACCACCATACTGCCGCTGTTGATCATTTCGCTGTTTGTGGTCAACAAACTAAGAACCGAAGCCCAGGAACAGTTTGCGAACTCAAGCACACGTGAAATTCGCCAGGTCGATAATGCTCTGGATATCTACTTCCAGACCATCACTGAAAATGTCAATTTCTTCGCCACCGATCCCCTGATCCTGGCGATCGATGAGAGCATTACCGATTATATGAATGCCCCTAAGGGCCCGATGACTCCGGATCAGAACGGCGGCCTTGAAAGTCAGATCTTCAAACAGTTTAAAACCTTCGGTGACTCGCATCCGGGGTACGCCTACATCTACCTGGGAACAGTGAATGGCGGTTACATCCAATGGCCCAAGGGAGATACCCGGGGGAATTATGACCCGCGCATTCGCCCCTGGTATAAAAGCGGGCAGGATGGCTCTGGTCAGGTGATCCGCACCGAGGCCTATTACTATGATGTGGATGATGCAGTGTTAGTCAGCTCGGTTCGCTCCTTTAACCTTAAAAATGGGCAACCCGGAGGAACCATAGGGATCGATGTATCACTCAAGGGGCTGACCAACATCATCAAAAAAATTAAGCTGGGAAAAACCGGCTACCTGATGCTGGTTGAAGACACGGGTAATATCCTGGTAGATGCCTCAAACCCGGAGCATAACTTCAAAAAGATTAATGAGCTCGGTGCAGCCTACCAGAAACTGGGAAGCATGGACTCAGGCGCAGCGGAGCTTGAGCTCAATGGGACTGACATGATGGTCAACGTCTATGTCTCCCCCTCCCTGGGCTGGAAGTTTATTGGCCTGATCGATAAGTCCGAAATCATGGCCAGTGCCAACCAGATCACCTATACCATCATGGTAATCGGTATCATCTTAGCCATTTTGTTTGCTCTGCTCGGTGGTGTCCTGGCTCAACTGATAGCCAATCCAATCCGCCAGGTCACCAGTAGCTTGCATGAAATTGCCGAGGGTGAAGGAGATCTGCGCCGCACCATCGACATCAAGGGTAAAGATGAAACCGCTCAGCTCGCTGATAACTTTAACCGCTTCCTCTCCAGTATCCGTAACCTGGTGACAGATATAAAGGGTGCCTCTGTTCAGGTCGGAGATGCCTCGGAGCAAGCCACCGGGATCTCAACCGAAATGACAGATGCTGCAGGGCGCCAGTCCCAGGCCGTGGATATGGTTTCAACCGCTTTCCATGAGATGGTGGCAACCGCCAATGAGGTTGCCAGAAACTGTGTTCAGGCTGCCGAGTCTGCCGAAGAGGGGCAGCAACAGACCCAAGAGGGACAAACCCTCATCAGTGACACCGTCAACTCTGTCGGAGAACTCAGTGGCGCCATCAAGGAGTCTGCAGACGCCATCCACCAGCTCGAGCAGGAGAGTAATAATATCACCACCATCCTGGATACCATCCGCGGTATCGCCGAGCAGACCAACCTGCTGGCTCTGAACGCCGCGATTGAGGCAGCCCGCGCCGGTGAGCAGGGCCGAGGCTTCGCCGTGGTCGCCGATGAGGTTCGCGCCCTGGCTCAGCGTACCTCAGACTCCACCGAAGAGATCAACGATCTTCTCGAAAAACTGGCGAAGAAGACCCGCGAGGTTGCCGGCCAGATGAACCAGAGTCTCAATAAGTCAGAAGATACAGTATCCTCCACCGGCAGAGTTCAGGAGGCTTTCAGCAATATTCAGAACTCGGTCACTGTGATCAAGGATATGAATACTCAGATTGCCGCTGCCGCCGAAGAGCAGCACCAGGTCGCAGAAGAGATCAACCGCCACATTGAGCAGATCCACACAGATGCAGGGCTGGTCTCCGAAGTAGCAGGCAGTGCTCAGAGCAACTCAAGCTCCCTGTCTGATCTCGCCGGAGAGCTCAATAGCCTGGTTGGGCGCTTTAAATCCTAA
- a CDS encoding DUF945 family protein gives MFALISHSQASISLSLPQKLEVINGFGASLKHAVAKGVLIAKDDRLNLDFSYQQGKMSLNGRPMMFPEVK, from the coding sequence ATGTTTGCCCTGATAAGCCATAGCCAGGCATCTATCTCTTTGTCTTTGCCACAGAAGCTGGAGGTGATTAATGGGTTTGGCGCCAGCCTTAAGCATGCGGTTGCGAAAGGTGTTCTGATCGCCAAAGACGATCGGCTGAATCTGGACTTTAGCTACCAACAGGGAAAAATGAGCCTCAATGGTCGTCCTATGATGTTTCCCGAGGTGAAATAA